In Aedes albopictus strain Foshan chromosome 3, AalbF5, whole genome shotgun sequence, the genomic window TGGTAGCGACCGTCTGCTCATGGGATCCGGTGGATTCGCACAATGCACTAAACGGCATCCCTCGCAAGACTCGCAGAGCTTTACTGTCTCTCCGTCCATGTTGGGCCACCAGTATTTGTCACGCAATCGACTTTTCATAACTGATTGGCCAGGATGGCCCTCGTGCGCCAGTTGGCACATACGACTACGCAATGTCCGAGGCACGACCAGTTTTGAACCTCTCATGACCAACCCGTTTATGTAGCTCAGTTCGTTCTGAAATGCGACGTACGGTTTCACTACCGAGTTTCCCCAGTCGTGTGTCATAATCGCCTTCTGTACTGCGCTCAGTTCTTCGTCACTTTTGGTTTCCTTCACAACTTCTGTTATATCGATGGCAGCGGCTTCTTGTATCGCTTTGATTTCAACTTCCGTGTTTTCATCGAAATCATCATCCCGATCATCAATCAAAACAGCCAACGTCTCAACCGCGATTCTTCGTATAAAAACCTCTGACTCTTCATTCCAGGAAACATCATCCACGTGAGAAGCCAATCTAGACAGGCAATCAGCCAGATTGGCTGAGCCCTTGCGGTAAACCACATTAAACGTGAACGCCTGTAGCCTTAGAAGCCACCTTTCGATCCTCAGAGTCGGCCTGGATGTTCTGGTGAACACTGTTTCTAGCGGTCGATGATCAGTTTCGAGCTCGAACGTGATACCGATCAAGTAAATTCTGAACCGCTCAACGGCCCACACAATAGCAAGAGCCTCTTTCTCGATCGGGGGATACTTCATCTCGGTCTCTGAAAGGCTCTTTGAGGCGTAGCTGATGACTCTTGGCTTGCCATTCTTAAATTGAATGGAGCACCGCATCGAGCCCTACGCCCGACGCATCGGTTACCACCAGGGTGCGGTCTATCGGATCGTAATATCCCAAATAGTCCAAACGTCCAATTCGCTGTTTGATTGAATCAAAAGCAACTTGATGGTCCTGGTTCCAAACAAAGTTCGAAGATTGTTTGACGAGCTCGCGCAATGGGTGATTGGCTGTTGCTAAGTCAGGAATGAAACGTGACACAAAAGTGACCAGGCCCAAAAAGCTTCGTAATTCCTCCTTAGATTTGGGGGCTCGGCAGTTCAAAATGGAGCGCACCTTATCGTCCGATGGAAGGACTCCTTTCTCCGAAAGCCGGTGGCCTAAGAAAATCACTTCCAACTGCTTGAACTTACATTTCTGGTGGTTCAGTTGAACTCCAAATTCCTCGAACCTACGAACAACTGTTTCCAATGCCTTGTCGTGTGCTTCTTCTGTCTCACCAAATACTAGAAAATCGTCGATGAAGCCAATCTGAACCAAATAAGGATTTTAGAAATATATTTGATGCCAATAGGTTGTTTTGACTTACCAGATTAGGGCAGTTTGCCAGCAAACTCTCCATCAAGCTTTGAAAAAGCTCTGGGGCGCAATTAACCCCAAAGAAGAGTCTTTTGAACCGGTACAATCCCCAGTTAGTAATAAAGGTGGTAACATCCCTGCAGCCTTCCGTCAACATCACGTGGTAATACGATTCCTTCATATCCAACAAAGAGTAATATCGAGCATTGCGAATTCGTGGTAAGATTTCCTCGAATACAGGAAGTGGATGGTTCAAACGCTGTATCGCTTGATTAGCCCTGCGCATATCAATGCACATCCTCAAATCCCCATTATCCTTTAAAATGGGGACAAGCGGCGAAACCCAAGATGAAGGTTTCTCAACTCTCTCTATAATGTCCTGGGCCAGAAGATCGTCCAATTTTGCCTTCACTTTGTCCAGTAGGGGAACTGGGCACCTTCGAAGTGGTTGGATGACAGGCGGCACGCTTCGGTCAATCGGCAGCGTAAGCTCGACGTCCCGAATGAAAGGGAAATGCTGTTTTGTAACCGCGACACGATCCACTTCAATAGATCCCAAACCGATACGGAGGACTCCTAGTTGTTGAGCAGTTAGTTTACCCAAAAGCGGCTGCTGTCCTTGTTCTATAACATAGAAGGTCGTGTCCACTGCCAGTTTCCTATCAGTTCCCAATATTTCGATTTCGGCATCAAAAACGGCGATTAATTTTAGAGGCACTTTCCCATATGCAAGAAACTTCTTGCTCGCATCAAAGCGGATGTTGCTCGCTTGCACGTTTCTCATTTTCATCGTTGACCAGGTAGCATCATCTATCAAATTATACTTCGAACCCGAATCAATCAACATTTCTATGCCAACCCCTCCAATTTTGCATTGTATGAGCTCATCGTTGTCGCCTACATTGTAGACGGGCAATTCCTCTTCATCTGATTCCATGTTGTTCTCCTCTGGGGTTTCAATATGCATCACATTCCTGGGTTTCTTGAACAGAGGCATGTTCCGGGAGGTTGTCGGTGTAGGGTAGGGTCGCTTCAAATGAGCCGGAGCTGACGAGGGTTCCGTGGGGCCACGAGCTGTGCTTCTGCATACCGCCTTGAAGTGGCCAACACCACGACAACGAACGCAGAGCTGATTCAATGCAGGACATCGTTCACCAGGCTTATGTTGATTGTATCCACACTTCGTACATCGcgatgaattcctttggaaagaaTCTGAATGCACAAAATTCCTTCTACCTGAGTTCGCGTACAACTTCTGAACGTTTGTTGACAACGGggttccggatttttcactcatttTGGACGCTTGATACTTCACCGCCTGGTGCGAGTTGACCACTTTTATGCAGTCATCCAGCGTCAAATGTTTCTTTTCCAATAGTTTTTCACGTAGATCCCCCGGCGCATATTGTATGATCTTATCCACCACTGCGATTTGACGGCTCTCCAATGATGTTTTCCCGAACGCAcacttttcagccttttgttgcacccgctccacgaatttctcaatCGGTTCTTCCGTTTCTGGTGACATCATCCAAAACAAGTACCTCTCAAAGCTCTCGTGTTGTTTTGGGGAAAAATGATTGTCCAGCTTCGTTCTGGCAACAGCAAAAGGATCAGCCGATTCTTCGGACTCTTCATCGGCTCCTGGGATACCGTCGAAAACGTTCTGCAATTCTAATCTTCCCATTGCAAGCATTTGAATTTTCTTCATCGATCCATCCGTAATACTCGAAGCCTTCATAACACGTTCGAAACCACGAATCCATCCATTCCAGGCGTTGCGCACTTCTGATGAAGGAAGATGTTTGTACCGGAACTGCGGCAGATTGTACGCTGCCGGGTTGAACGCCGTTGCTGTTTGTAACAGCAGAACCTGGTTCTGTGCATCATTTTGGTTTTGGGTTCCGTCCTGGTTACCGCTTGCTTGCTAAAACATAAACCAACAAaacgaaaagaaaagaaaagaaaaaaaacccagatttatccacctagtggtgatagtgcctttctcgtctaatatgtactcatgaactttctgtcgacgttagcaaaaatgttcctgaatcctgataatactttatatagaaaaacaacaattttaacaaaaccatgatcgattttggaaacttattcaTGGTACATATTCCAAAGCAGAGCATGGTACAAGagcaaagcagagctgaaaaatatcagacctctcaattgactgcttgaccaccttaaccctggtcgtatattggggtcagagatgccagataggtatacagatttttctgtattatacagatttttgaccttctatacagacaagatatagagtacagaaaaatacagaattttgaaatgttatacagatttctcatgaaagcatgaaatttgaagctttttgcaataaatttattgaaaactttataaattgttgcctaaactttaaagaatttatgaaaatttgtacgttttcacacatgtttaataaaaataaatacctgcaaaagttttaaactgtcagaaagtagtacatttttgttagttcctattgaaatctaggactctcggtgtctgctataccctcaaatacggcgatacagaaaaatatgtcatgatgcagatttttgataaaaataatctggcatctctgattagggtcattatgactccattccatgcactacggcagcgggtgagcggcagctaatgcatgaagaaggtcaactctattcacaatcgtagttcactttgtgatcttcgccgttgtttatttcagtacactttaggctatattttattaccaaatgtattcgattcatgtaaaatgtgatcttcttacgagaaaaatgcagaaattgtttcaatcgcaatgagaagagcgagggctcgaCCAGCCGCAcgcaaattgtgagcagtaattttagaagcaaaagaagattgaagattgaaaattgataaggtgttgatgcgattagattttaatttttccataaaacgttgatccatcctactatgcatttacaccgctggaaattgaaatggtgtgatttgaagatatcactttggtcacgattttgttctcttgcatatatgaagactttgaccatttcttcacttataatcttacccaacgtttacaggctatcaaaaaagccacgatttgatttatcgctttgacatttattttgttcacttttataattccgctatttgatgtgcagcttgcatgggttttgttatattttacgtttgaccacttccggtgggacacctggaaccaattctggttgtctcaaatgtggtctgagattatgttcttgttaactgttcatcgagttaactaaaaagctgaaaattaatgtgatctgatgctattttcttgataacagttcaacaattttttgaaaaaccacgattttatgtatcgcatgcatgattttggtttattcttcttctttatggctcgacgtccccactgggacttggcctgcctcgcttcaacttagtgttctttgagcacttttccacagttattaattgtagggctttctttgcctgccattgcatgaacttgtatattgtgaggcaagtacaatgatacactatgctcagggagtcaaagccttaaccactaggctaactggagacttctgttaaatcacttccgaaggaacacccgcaaccgattccgaaatattaatacaagttctagatgtggcctgagactattttcttgttggccttacatcagattataaaaaaaacgcagctatggttcagttcccttctatgttttaccacttccggtgggctactcgtctagtctctagttctggaacactaccggttctcccaaatatagtctgagattatttgttggctatcgtttatcatgttactgaataagtcattgatatgttacatgtattggttctcttttacatttgaccatttctggcgggacaaccggaatcggttccgtaacacactgatatggcttgcgtctatttttttgcaactgttcatcatgttacctaaatagcCGTGATACCAGCCGCACGCAATGGGTTTGCATGGGTGCATGGGTTTGCTTTCACTTTCGGCTCggaaaccggttgcggaacactactgatagtctcttaaattatctgagcctatttgcttgcaaacgtttgttaggttatcaaaaaagccgcgctttgctatgtcggatgcatgggtttggtacaattttatattcagccgctttcggatgggaacccggaactagtttcggaactactgacagtccataatgtggtcttagcataaaaggtcatcaagttgtcggaaaatctgtgatttgatgtgccgcatgtaaaaactatgtcaaattttatggtctgagtctattttatgccaacctttcattatcacaaaagccgccctttgatatgtcacatgcgtggACTTGGTtcgctttaatatttggccacttccggcaagacacccggagccggttccggaacgcaaccggttcagacatggtctgggactgttttcttgctaactgttcatcaggttatcaaaattgccgcagtttgatgtgtcgcatgcatgggtttggatcacttttttatttgaccactcccagcgggtcatccggaaccggttccgaaactctaccggttcaaatatggtctaagtctttttttaatgccaacctgtcattgggttataaaaaagtcgcgctttgatatgtcgcatgcatggatttggttcacttttatatttggccacttccggtgggacatccggaaccggttccggaacacaaccggttccgatatggtctgagactgttttcttgctaactgttcatcaggttatcgaaattgccgcaatttgatgtgtcgcatgcatggctttagttcacttttatatttggccacttccggctggacatccggaaccggttccaaaacactaccggttcagatatggtctgagactgttttcctgctaaacgttcatcaggttatccaaaatgccacagtttgatgtgtcgcatgtatgtgtttgttacatttttatgtatggcccgttccaagggtactggtccggaacacctaaatggccat contains:
- the LOC134289663 gene encoding uncharacterized protein K02A2.6-like, which translates into the protein MKASSITDGSMKKIQMLAMGRLELQNVFDGIPGADEESEESADPFAVARTKLDNHFSPKQHESFERYLFWMMSPETEEPIEKFVERVQQKAEKCAFGKTSLESRQIAVVDKIIQYAPGDLREKLLEKKHLTLDDCIKVVNSHQAVKYQASKMSEKSGTPLSTNVQKLYANSGRRNFVHSDSFQRNSSRCTKCGYNQHKPGERCPALNQLCVRCRGVGHFKAVCRSTARGPTEPSSAPAHLKRPYPTPTTSRNMPLFKKPRNVMHIETPEENNMESDEEELPVYNVGDNDELIQCKIGGVGIEMLIDSGSKYNLIDDATWSTMKMRNVQASNIRFDASKKFLAYGKVPLKLIAVFDAEIEILGTDRKLAVDTTFYVIEQGQQPLLGKLTAQQLGVLRIGLGSIEVDRVAVTKQHFPFIRDVELTLPIDRSVPPVIQPLRRCPVPLLDKVKAKLDDLLAQDIIERVEKPSSWVSPLVPILKDNGDLRMCIDMRRANQAIQRLNHPLPVFEEILPRIRNARYYSLLDMKESYYHVMLTEGCRDVTTFITNWGLYRFKRLFFGVNCAPELFQSLMESLLANCPNLIGFIDDFLVFGETEEAHDKALETVVRRFEEFGVQLNHQKCKFKQLEVIFLGHRLSEKGVLPSDDKVRSILNCRAPKSKEELRSFLGLVTFVSRFIPDLATANHPLRELVKQSSNFVWNQDHQVAFDSIKQRIGRLDYLGYYDPIDRTLVVTDASGVGLDAVLHSI